Proteins from a single region of Leuconostoc gasicomitatum LMG 18811:
- the rimP gene encoding ribosome maturation factor RimP produces the protein MVNKVEQRIIELITPIVDRRKELLWDLTYTKEGGQKVLRILLDKPNHQFITMADLTAFTQEVNELLDTSDPDPIPEAYLLDISSPGADRPLKQPWHFKWAQDGNENILMSLFVAKNGQKKWQGKIKTLTDNGLVLLTDHGEIILNFDEIAKAVLDIQF, from the coding sequence ATGGTAAATAAAGTTGAACAAAGAATCATAGAATTGATTACACCAATTGTTGATAGACGAAAAGAACTGTTATGGGACTTGACGTACACTAAAGAAGGTGGGCAAAAAGTTTTACGTATCTTATTAGATAAGCCAAACCATCAATTTATCACAATGGCTGATTTAACGGCTTTCACACAGGAAGTTAACGAACTTTTGGATACATCTGACCCTGACCCTATTCCAGAGGCATACTTACTAGACATTTCATCACCGGGAGCTGATCGACCGTTAAAACAGCCTTGGCATTTTAAATGGGCACAAGATGGCAACGAAAATATTCTAATGTCACTTTTCGTTGCAAAGAATGGTCAAAAGAAATGGCAAGGAAAGATTAAGACATTAACTGATAATGGTTTAGTTTTACTAACTGATCATGGTGAGATAATTCTTAATTTTGATGAAATTGCAAAAGCAGTGTTAGATATCCAGTTTTAA
- the rpmG gene encoding 50S ribosomal protein L33, with product MRIHVVLGNDETGERIYLTSKNRRNTPDRLELKKYSPKLRKVVTFKEIK from the coding sequence ATGCGTATTCACGTTGTTCTAGGAAATGATGAAACTGGCGAACGTATTTACTTGACGTCTAAAAACCGTCGTAATACACCAGATCGTCTTGAGTTAAAGAAGTACTCACCAAAACTTCGCAAAGTTGTAACATTTAAGGAGATTAAGTAA
- the rpsN gene encoding 30S ribosomal protein S14: protein MAKKSKIAKAQKREALVAKYADKRAELKAAGDFIGLAALPKDSSPVRVHNRDWIDGRPHAYMREFGMSRLNFRQLAHKGQIPGVRKASW from the coding sequence ATGGCAAAAAAGTCAAAGATTGCAAAAGCGCAAAAGCGTGAAGCTTTGGTTGCGAAATATGCTGACAAGCGCGCCGAATTAAAGGCAGCAGGTGATTTTATCGGTTTGGCTGCTTTGCCAAAAGATTCATCTCCTGTACGTGTACACAATCGCGACTGGATTGATGGTCGTCCTCATGCTTATATGCGTGAGTTTGGTATGTCACGTTTGAACTTCCGCCAATTGGCACACAAGGGTCAAATTCCTGGTGTTCGTAAAGCTTCTTGGTAA